In one Nocardioides luteus genomic region, the following are encoded:
- a CDS encoding nitroreductase/quinone reductase family protein: protein MSTDEKHGSAWLPPRWFIRAAWWFHRRLYAAGGARFLRRPRPDRAGMLRLTTVGRRTGQERSVILSYVPDGSTYVTLAMNGWADPPPAWWLNLKARPEALAETVDGPRQVRAHEATGPERERLWAMLAAADDGWGDLDDFAARRSHQTPVVVLEVTEPAS from the coding sequence ATGTCGACCGACGAGAAACACGGCTCCGCGTGGCTTCCGCCACGCTGGTTCATCCGCGCCGCGTGGTGGTTCCACCGCCGGCTGTACGCAGCGGGCGGCGCCCGCTTCCTGCGCCGTCCACGCCCGGACCGGGCCGGCATGCTCCGGCTGACCACGGTCGGGCGCCGCACCGGGCAGGAGCGCTCGGTCATCCTGTCCTACGTCCCCGACGGGTCGACGTACGTCACGCTGGCGATGAACGGCTGGGCCGACCCGCCACCCGCCTGGTGGCTCAACCTGAAGGCCCGGCCCGAAGCCCTCGCCGAGACCGTCGACGGGCCACGGCAGGTGCGCGCCCACGAGGCCACCGGACCCGAGCGCGAGCGGCTGTGGGCGATGCTCGCCGCCGCCGACGACGGGTGGGGCGACCTCGACGACTTCGCCGCCCGGCGCTCGCACCAGACTCCGGTGGTGGTCCTGGAGGTCACCGAGCCCGCCTCGTGA
- a CDS encoding prolyl oligopeptidase family serine peptidase: MTSELTIVTPLDPAGEDPFGWLEEVEGVEALAWVRARNEEAHASVGADPVFAKIEAQILEVLDSDDRVPEVSRLGEHLYNFWRDADHERGIWRRTTPESYRTDDPEWEILLDLDALAAEEGESWVWHGASVLRPEPGEPWRKVLVDLSPGGSDADVTREFDLVEKAFVAPEDGGFTRAVEQGGAKGALSWCGPDAVYVYTDFGPGSLTPSGYPRIVKLWRRGTPFEDAAVVYEGTDEDMYISARRIHTPGFERDLVSRSIAFYKSETYVATDPGTPEQTLTKLDIPDSAEAGFHREWLVIELRDEWTPTETTYAAGSLLAIEADRFLAGERDLTVLFEPTAKTSLAGATWTRNHLVLNVFEDVKNRLHVLTPPAPAPAPASGEWVRSEFPATDPVAAVGTRAVDAVESDEVWVVTSGYLTPATYGLTTIGAETVEPLKSAPAWFDTDGLRAEQRFATSADGTRIPYFIVGSAAALDGSAGPVPTLLYGYGGFEIPMTPGYSAGVGRAWLSEGGVYAVANIRGGGEYGPAWHQAALKENRHKAYEDFAAVARHLAETGVTDADHLGIQGGSNGGLLTGNMLTLYPELFGAVVIQVPLLDMKRYSHLLAGASWMAEYGDPDVPEEWEYIRMFSPYHLLDGSKTYPPVLLTTSTKDDRVHPGHARKMAALLAATGKDVTYYENIEGGHGGAANNAQSAHLSAFAWTFLRERLGLG, from the coding sequence ATGACCTCTGAGCTGACGATCGTGACCCCGCTCGACCCCGCCGGGGAGGACCCGTTCGGCTGGCTCGAGGAGGTCGAGGGCGTCGAGGCGCTGGCCTGGGTGCGGGCGCGCAACGAGGAGGCCCACGCGAGCGTCGGCGCCGATCCCGTGTTCGCCAAGATCGAGGCCCAGATCCTCGAGGTGCTCGACTCCGACGACCGGGTGCCCGAGGTCTCCCGGCTCGGCGAGCACCTCTACAACTTCTGGCGCGACGCCGACCACGAGCGCGGCATCTGGCGGCGCACCACGCCGGAGTCGTACCGCACCGACGACCCCGAGTGGGAGATCCTGCTCGACCTCGACGCGCTCGCCGCCGAGGAGGGCGAGAGCTGGGTCTGGCACGGCGCCTCGGTGCTCCGGCCCGAGCCGGGCGAGCCGTGGCGCAAGGTGCTCGTCGACCTCTCCCCGGGCGGCTCGGACGCCGACGTGACCCGGGAGTTCGACCTGGTCGAGAAGGCGTTCGTGGCCCCCGAGGACGGTGGCTTCACCCGTGCCGTCGAGCAGGGCGGCGCCAAGGGCGCGCTCTCCTGGTGCGGTCCGGACGCGGTCTACGTCTACACCGACTTCGGCCCCGGCTCGCTGACCCCGAGCGGCTACCCGCGGATCGTGAAGCTGTGGCGCCGCGGCACCCCGTTCGAGGACGCGGCGGTGGTCTACGAGGGCACCGACGAGGACATGTACATCTCCGCCCGCCGCATCCACACCCCCGGCTTCGAGCGCGACCTGGTCAGCCGCTCGATCGCGTTCTACAAGTCCGAGACGTACGTCGCCACCGACCCCGGCACGCCCGAGCAGACGCTCACCAAGCTCGACATCCCCGACTCGGCCGAGGCCGGTTTCCACCGGGAGTGGCTGGTGATCGAGCTGCGCGACGAGTGGACCCCGACGGAGACGACGTACGCCGCCGGGTCCCTGCTCGCGATCGAGGCCGACCGGTTCCTGGCCGGCGAGCGCGACCTGACCGTCCTCTTCGAGCCCACCGCGAAGACCTCGCTCGCCGGGGCGACCTGGACCCGCAACCACCTCGTCCTCAACGTGTTCGAGGACGTGAAGAACCGGTTGCACGTCCTGACCCCGCCGGCGCCGGCGCCGGCGCCGGCGTCGGGGGAGTGGGTGCGCTCGGAGTTCCCGGCGACCGACCCGGTGGCCGCTGTCGGCACCCGTGCCGTCGACGCGGTCGAGTCGGACGAGGTCTGGGTCGTGACCAGCGGCTACCTGACCCCGGCGACGTACGGCCTGACCACGATCGGCGCCGAGACCGTCGAGCCGCTCAAGTCCGCGCCGGCCTGGTTCGACACCGACGGGCTGCGGGCCGAGCAGCGCTTCGCCACCTCGGCCGACGGCACCCGGATCCCCTATTTCATCGTCGGCTCCGCAGCCGCCCTCGACGGCAGCGCCGGCCCGGTCCCGACGCTGCTCTACGGCTACGGCGGCTTCGAGATCCCGATGACCCCGGGCTACTCCGCCGGCGTCGGCCGGGCCTGGCTCAGCGAGGGCGGCGTCTATGCGGTCGCCAACATCCGCGGGGGAGGGGAGTACGGCCCGGCCTGGCACCAGGCGGCGCTGAAGGAGAACCGGCACAAGGCCTACGAGGACTTCGCCGCCGTCGCCCGCCACCTCGCCGAGACCGGCGTGACCGACGCCGACCACCTCGGGATCCAGGGCGGCTCCAACGGCGGGCTGCTGACCGGCAACATGCTCACGCTCTACCCCGAGCTGTTCGGCGCCGTCGTGATCCAGGTGCCGCTGCTGGACATGAAGCGCTACTCCCACCTCCTCGCCGGAGCGTCGTGGATGGCCGAGTACGGCGACCCGGACGTGCCGGAGGAGTGGGAGTACATCCGGATGTTCTCGCCCTACCATCTGCTCGACGGCTCGAAGACCTACCCGCCGGTCCTGCTCACCACCTCCACCAAGGACGACCGGGTCCACCCCGGCCACGCCCGCAAGATGGCCGCGCTGCTGGCCGCGACCGGCAAGGACGTCACCTACTACGAGAACATCGAGGGTGGCCACGGCGGCGCCGCCAACAACGCGCAGTCGGCCCACCTCTCCGCCTTCGCCTGGACGTTCCTGCGCGAGCGGCTCGGCCTGGGCTGA